The following DNA comes from Pontibacillus halophilus JSM 076056 = DSM 19796.
TATTAATATTCTCCCAATCAATGTATTGAATCGAAAATGATTTTCTTGATCCATCCGATAGATTTTCTGTGTAACTTCTACCCAGCATTATAGATTCATAAATTTTTTCATTAGTTTTTACTAGTCCATCTGTTAAGGATTCGTCTAAATCACGGATAGCTTGCTGTATATTCCCTTCACTAAAAGAATGTGTAATACCTTTATATTCATAATCATTAAGCTCCCGTAATTTTTGTTCTAAGACATCTTTTAATAATACATTATAAAGGTTTCCCCTCATGCGTTCCGCTTCTTCTGAAGGAAGTTGATTATAGCCTAGCCCCTTTAGAACCTTAACTGCAGGAGTTTGACTTATTGTCATTTCATCATAACGATTACTTTGCACTTTCCCACCTCCGCTGTAATAAAAGAAAATCAGGTAAAAGATGTCATACCTTTACCCGAATCTTTCCTGTTAGTAATAATTGAACTAGACCGTTTTTTTGTTTTTTTAACTGGTCAATATTTTGTAAAAGTAACTCAATATTCTCATCTATTTTAGAAAGAATTTCTGCAATTGCTACTTGTTCATCATAAGGGGGTAACTTAACTTTGAAGTTTTCAAAAGTTTTTTTATTAATTATTGCTGTTGCACTTCTGCCTGCAAATGACTCCAACCGTTTTGTATCCTTTTCCAATTTATAATATAAGAACTCGTTAGAATGGTGCTCGCTAGGAAAAACAGCATTTATCTGCTGGTTGCAACTGCCATCATTTCTAATAATAGCATTTTTCCCTATACTTGCTATGCATGTTACTAATAGGCTTCCTTTTGGAACGTAACGACCTTTCTCTAGTCCTTTTTGTGTTAAATATCTTTCGCCTTTTGTTACATATTTAGAGTCACTTATATCAGTAGGCGTTATCCAAGGATAATGTCCTCCTTCGTAATATTCTTTATTTTTTGTACTCGGTGTGTTACCTGTTACCACTTTACTTAGTTCTTTTATCTTAAATTCTTTCCAATCACCATGAAAACCTGGTAATCGAACTTCAGAAGTAAGTAACTTTTGGATCAAACCTCTTTTTTGCTCCTTTCTCTGATCAACTAGCTGTTCTTTTAATTCAATGGCCTTATCCCAAGTTGAGAGTATATCTGCTATTTTTTTTTGTTCTTCGATTGCTGGGACTGGTACAACTGTTTCTCTAACCTGCTTCAAACTTATTTGAGGATATGCTAAACCTGTCTTAATTAAGTTATAATATCTACGTATTTCTTTTCTATTTAACCAATGATAAATAAATTTCGGATGAACTTTTTGATTTTCAATTGAAATTTTTGCGAGATGTTGGTTTATGTTCGCCTCTTCAATATCCTCAGGGATAATAGCTACTCGACCAAGATCTCCAGTAATTGACATAACAATGTCACCTGAATTAATTTTGGATCTTTTCAGGTAATTATGTGCTTCCTCTGATATATAATTATATTCTCCGTACCTGAATTTCCCATTTTTAACACAGTCACTCTTAAATAGAAATATACCATGTTCTACCCATGGGAAACCGTATGTTGTTGGGGTAGCACCCTTAGTAATAAGTGTAGCAATGTCTTTAAGGTAGATAGTATCCCACTCTTTTGGAATTTGACCTATCATTTTTATAGTTTTAAATTGCATTATTAACACCTACAATCCAAGATTCTTTAAATATTGTTCCATTTGCTGTTCTACGCCTTGAAGTTCCGACTTAATATCACTAATATTTTTCTTTACATCTTCCATGTTGATGGATTCTTCTTCTTCAAACGTATCAACATAACGTGGAATATTAAGGTTATAGTCGTTATCCTTGATTTCACTCATTGTTGCCAGATATGAATACTTATCAATTGTTTCATAATTTAGGTACGTTTCAACTATTTTTTCAATATCCCGTTCCCGTAATTTATTCTGGTTCTTACCTTTTTCATAGTTGCCTTCTCCAGATGCATCAATGAATAATACATTGTCTCGCTTACGATTCTTTTGGAATACCATAATACAAGCTGGAATTCCTGTTCCAAAGAATAACCCTTCAGGCACTCCTATTACAGCATCTAATAGGTTCATTTCTATTATCTGTTTTCGTATTTTCCCTTCGCTGGATCCTCTAAATAGAACACCATGAGGTAATATTGTCGCCATCCGACCTTCTTCAGCCAATGAATGTAACATGTGCTGAACAAAAGCATAGTCTCCTTTAGAGCTTGGAGGAACTCCCCAATCAAAACGACGATAAGGGTCTAAAGAAGCATCCATTTTGAATTTTTTATCATTTGTTGTATCATCAGCAAAACCCATTGCCCACTTATCCAAAGAGAATGGAGGATTAGCCACAATTCTCTGGAATTTCATTAATTTATCATCTTCTAAATGAAGAGGATTAGCTAATGTATCTCCCCACTCTAACTTAGCATCATCGATACCATGTAAGTACATGTTCATTATTGCTAAGGAATGTGTCTGACCATTACGTTCTTGACCATATATTTGCACCTTTTTATTTGGTACTTGATTAGCAACTTTAATTAATAATGAACCAGATCCGCATGTTGGATCGTAGATTCGGTCATTTTCTTCAGGTTTCACTAGGCGTGCTAGTAATTCAGAAACCATAGAAGGTGTAAAGAATTCTCCACCTTTTTTACCTGCGTCACTTGCAAAACGTTCAATCATATATTGATAGGAATCTCCAATTACATCTTCACTACCAACAACAGATGGTTTTAATGTTAATCTATTAAAATCCTCTAATACGGAACGTAACATAGAGTTACGGTCTTTTGCCTTTCCTAACACTGACTCAGAGTTAAAGTCAATGTTACGGAATACACCTCGTAACTTGCCAGTGTTCTCATTTTCTAATTTCTCTAATGCCTTATTAATAATTTCACCGATTTCTGGATCATTACGTTTACTATATAAGAAATCAAAGGTTGCATCTTCTTCTAATACAAAACGTTCACGAGATAAAGCGCGTTGTATTCGTCGCTCATCTCCATCATATCTTTTTGTGTACTCTTCCAAGTGCTCTTTATAAGCATCACTAATATACTTCATGAACAACATGGTCAGTATGTAATCCTTATAAATACTTGAATCTATTTTTCCTCTAAACGTATCTGCCGCTTGCCACAAAACTGCATTAATATCTTGTTGTGTTACTTTCTCACTCATTAAAATTCCTCCCATTATCCTTGTAATATTTGTTGAGAAACACCTTTAAACCAATCCTCTTTTTCCATGATTAACTTCTGATAAAGTCTTTTTTCTTTACGATGAAGACTTAACATCTTAATCAATGCTTCTTGATTATCCAGTGATAGCATTTTTATAGAAATAGTTTTTAACACATTTTTGTTCGTGCTAAGAATCCGTGTACCTGATTGTGACTTTGCTAACTCCCGCTTAATAGAATCCCTGTTTAAATACCAAGCAATATATCCAGGCAACACTTGAGCATTTTTCACTTTAATTAATACAAAATTAGATGGAACCAAGAGATTAGCCTGGTCTTTACTTATGTAAACAGCAGTATTTGGATCAGATAACCGCATCACAATATCGCCTTCTTCAGTAAAATAACGTGGACTTAGTTCGTCATTACTGTGAAACACATCAAAGGGGTGATCGTTAAATGTTCCGTCTTCTTCAATATTTCTTAATGTTAATAAGCGATATGTAGCTTTTACTTTAAAATCCACTTCCGCTTTTTTCCTTGTTAGAACTAAACCAGTCTTGATCTCTGCAATATCCTCAAGTTTCATTTTACACCCACTTCCATTTTGTTATATTCAATATTTAACAAGTGTTATATATAACTTATAACATATTTTTTTATGTGTCAAACGTTGATTTTAGCCGATATGACTAAAAAATAATATACAAATTCTCTGAGTACCTGCATGTATATATGAAAAGGGGTACCCATCCGTTTCATGCCCCACCCCTCTATATAAGACCGTCATTTATCCATTAGCGATAGATGATGGTCTTTTTTGTATTTACAGAGACGACTTGCGTGGTGAGAGGAGCGCATTTGAAAGGAGGTGATGTAAATGAATCACACTATCAACAGTCTTAGTAGAAGCCAAGAAATTAGATAAGTGGGTTGCTGCTAAATATCTAGTGGAGTATGGGATCTGTGAAGTTGGTCTGATGCAGCTCGAAGACGACGGGTTGTTATTAGTCAGTGATCGGAGAGATGAAGGAAAAGTATTGGAGCTGACATTGAAAGGTTATCACCACTTTAAGTAATAAAACTAGGAGGAGAGAGTATGAAGATGAAATTCAGAAGATACCAAACCCAAGATTCTTTTGAAAACGGTAAAGATTTATCAAGAAAAGAGGTAGATGAGCTTCTACTTTCATTAAAGCAACAGCTTGAAGAAGTAGACGAAGAAATCCTTCTCATTGTCGAAAGAAACGATTACGTTCAGCTAGTTCAATTGCTCAAAAGACGCAAACAACTATATAACCTAATAACTGCTGTAGAAGCTTCACATAAAGATGATGATCAATCACAGTCAAACAAAAAAGGATTGCATGAGTACCTGAAAGACAGTGCTACTTTCACATCGGCAAAAGGTGAGGAGATGATCAATAAATGGTGTGAAGCGATGGATAAATTCAATGATGGGTCACAACAGTCGTTATCAAATACCGTTGAATGGTCACATTCCATGTTTTCTAAAGGTAATCAACTTCAACATCAAATCGGCAGTTCGGTGGTTCGACAAACCGCCAGAAACCTAAACATTCTTGCACACATGGTTCACAAAAAATCTTAAGTCATTGAAAGGAGGTGAAATCAGTATGAAGAATCGTCAAGGTAATATTATTCAATTTTACGATAAAGAGAATGTCGATAAACAGTCGTTACCCAATATCGTCGTTTCATCTTCAGAATCACAACAGCGTATCCAGCAACTACAAACGTTTGTGGATGACGTGATGGTAAAGGGAGTTGACTACGGTTTAATTGATGGTTTCTCTAAGCCTACGTTACTGAAGCCAGGTGCAGAGAAGCTATGTGATGTATTCGGATTCTCTAAGACTGCAGACGTCGTCAATCGTATTGAAGATTGGGAGAAAGGTATCTTTGCTTATGAAGTGAAGATGACGCTCATCCGCAAAGATAACAAAATCATCGAAGCAGAAGGGCTAGGTTCCTGCAACAGCAAGGAAGCATCATTCCGACAACAGGATGCCTATTCTATCGTCAACACCATTTTGAAGATGGCGAAGAAACGGGCGTTGATCGACGCTGTCTTATCCGCAACACGATCCAGCGGCATCTTCACTCAGGACATTGAAGATTTTCCAAAAAGACAGACGTCAAACCAACATGCAGATAAGGTGACTAAAGCTCAGCTGCAGATGATCTTCAACATCATCGATGAGATGAATCTGCCGACGGACGTTGCCAAAGAAATCATGCAGATTAGTTTTAACGTCGATCGAAGTAAAGACTTAACCAAGAGTCAGGCCTCGGACTTCATCCAAGATTTACTGGCATTGAAAGAGGTCAGAAGTTAAATGAATACAACAGGTGATCACCCATGGATTGCAAATGCAGTCGATGGCTTTTTTAATGCACAAAAAAGATGAGCTCATCGGCAATGTGAACTCATCAGACAACTTTTCTATATCAACAGTATATCGAATCAATAAGATTCACTCAATCAGGAGGGACGATCGTCGTCTCTCCTTTTTTTAATTACAAATAAACTGGAGGAACTTATAATGAATAACACTATCGATAAAATGACATTCAAACACTTGCTTGCCACATCTACGAGAGAAAAGGAAGACAGCTATGTCGTAAATGAGATCTTCACTCGTTATCCATCAGTCAAAGAGCTATTGGATGTTACAGAAGAAGAGCTTATGCAGATCAAAGGGATCGGCAAAGTGAAGGCTGCTCAGATCATTGCTGCTTTACAGTTGGCACGTATGAACCCATGCCCGTCTGAAGACCGTTTTACGATACGCTCACCCGAAGACGCGTATGATTATCTAAGCGATATGCAACATCTTGATCGAGAACATTTCGTCGTCCTTGGACTGAATACCAAGAATGAGATACTGTTCAAAGAAACAGTATTTATCGGTTCGTTGAATGCTTCCATCGTTCATCCAAGGGAATGCTTTAAACACTTGATTCGTCGTAGCTGCGCCAGTGCTATCGTCGCTCATAACCATCCTAGTGGGGACGTAACTCCAAGTACGGAAGATGTAAACGTTACGAAACGACTAGCTGAAGCCGGGAAGATGATTGGTATCGAGATACTGGATCACCTTGTCATCGGCCATGAGAAGTATTCTAGCTTGAAAGAAAAAGGTTACCTCTAAACACATGACAAAAGCCAGTGAGGATGGTGTTATTCATCATCTTCACTGGTTCTTTTATCAATACAACAGTAAAATGGGGTAAGTTTTGGAGATGTTGCTCTTTTTTCTCTATGCTCCACATCAAGACCACCTAGAAACGTTGTCATATCAGCCTTTTTATTTTTTATGCGCATTTTACACAATAAGGAAATCCACTAAAAATGCCATTTACTTATATATATACACGCTACATAGCAAAATTGTAACATTGTAACGCAAATTTATATGAATTATTTATGATATGGCTCGTTCTTCTGGATTTTGAATGCCCGATAGATCTGCTCCATTAATATCAGCTTCATCAACTGATGAGGGAACGTCATCTTCGAGAAGGAAAGCTTTTGATCTGCACGCTTCAATACATCATTACTCAACCCATTTGATCCACCGATGACGAATGACACTTGACTCTTCCCATGGATGCTTAACTGCTCCATGTGTTTAGCTAGATTCTCAGATGACCATTGCTCACCCTGTAGATCCAGAACAATAACGTACTGGTTTGGCTTTATTTTATTTAAGATCCGCTCCCCTTCTTTATCCTTCACCTTAATCATTTCTTTCTCACTCATTTGTTCAGGGGCCTGTTCATCGTTCACTTCATCCATCGTCAACTTGCAGTATGGGCGAAGACGTTTCTCAAACTCAGTGATACCCTGTTTGATGTATTTCTCTTTAATCTTTCCGACACTTACAATTTGTATCTGCATATCCAATCACCTCATTGTAACAGTTAAGCATACCCATTTTGAAAAGTACAATAGGGTATGCTCTTATCATCAGCAAATCAAAGGGGTAAGAAACTTTTTCTTAGAAGAGATGATACGTTCTTTCTCCAATTTATATATGAATTCAACATTTTTACCCTGTCTACTATTTACATAGTTATATATAAAGTGTTCATATTGATGAACCATACCATCATATATTTTTTCTTTAAGA
Coding sequences within:
- a CDS encoding restriction endonuclease subunit S, yielding MQFKTIKMIGQIPKEWDTIYLKDIATLITKGATPTTYGFPWVEHGIFLFKSDCVKNGKFRYGEYNYISEEAHNYLKRSKINSGDIVMSITGDLGRVAIIPEDIEEANINQHLAKISIENQKVHPKFIYHWLNRKEIRRYYNLIKTGLAYPQISLKQVRETVVPVPAIEEQKKIADILSTWDKAIELKEQLVDQRKEQKRGLIQKLLTSEVRLPGFHGDWKEFKIKELSKVVTGNTPSTKNKEYYEGGHYPWITPTDISDSKYVTKGERYLTQKGLEKGRYVPKGSLLVTCIASIGKNAIIRNDGSCNQQINAVFPSEHHSNEFLYYKLEKDTKRLESFAGRSATAIINKKTFENFKVKLPPYDEQVAIAEILSKIDENIELLLQNIDQLKKQKNGLVQLLLTGKIRVKV
- the radC gene encoding RadC family protein, translating into MNNTIDKMTFKHLLATSTREKEDSYVVNEIFTRYPSVKELLDVTEEELMQIKGIGKVKAAQIIAALQLARMNPCPSEDRFTIRSPEDAYDYLSDMQHLDREHFVVLGLNTKNEILFKETVFIGSLNASIVHPRECFKHLIRRSCASAIVAHNHPSGDVTPSTEDVNVTKRLAEAGKMIGIEILDHLVIGHEKYSSLKEKGYL
- the rlmH gene encoding 23S rRNA (pseudouridine(1915)-N(3))-methyltransferase RlmH, encoding MQIQIVSVGKIKEKYIKQGITEFEKRLRPYCKLTMDEVNDEQAPEQMSEKEMIKVKDKEGERILNKIKPNQYVIVLDLQGEQWSSENLAKHMEQLSIHGKSQVSFVIGGSNGLSNDVLKRADQKLSFSKMTFPHQLMKLILMEQIYRAFKIQKNEPYHK
- a CDS encoding type I restriction-modification system subunit M → MSEKVTQQDINAVLWQAADTFRGKIDSSIYKDYILTMLFMKYISDAYKEHLEEYTKRYDGDERRIQRALSRERFVLEEDATFDFLYSKRNDPEIGEIINKALEKLENENTGKLRGVFRNIDFNSESVLGKAKDRNSMLRSVLEDFNRLTLKPSVVGSEDVIGDSYQYMIERFASDAGKKGGEFFTPSMVSELLARLVKPEENDRIYDPTCGSGSLLIKVANQVPNKKVQIYGQERNGQTHSLAIMNMYLHGIDDAKLEWGDTLANPLHLEDDKLMKFQRIVANPPFSLDKWAMGFADDTTNDKKFKMDASLDPYRRFDWGVPPSSKGDYAFVQHMLHSLAEEGRMATILPHGVLFRGSSEGKIRKQIIEMNLLDAVIGVPEGLFFGTGIPACIMVFQKNRKRDNVLFIDASGEGNYEKGKNQNKLRERDIEKIVETYLNYETIDKYSYLATMSEIKDNDYNLNIPRYVDTFEEEESINMEDVKKNISDIKSELQGVEQQMEQYLKNLGL
- a CDS encoding restriction endonuclease subunit S, producing the protein MKLEDIAEIKTGLVLTRKKAEVDFKVKATYRLLTLRNIEEDGTFNDHPFDVFHSNDELSPRYFTEEGDIVMRLSDPNTAVYISKDQANLLVPSNFVLIKVKNAQVLPGYIAWYLNRDSIKRELAKSQSGTRILSTNKNVLKTISIKMLSLDNQEALIKMLSLHRKEKRLYQKLIMEKEDWFKGVSQQILQG